From the genome of Staphylococcus haemolyticus, one region includes:
- a CDS encoding exodeoxyribonuclease VII small subunit, with product MSKDQQSFEEMMQELENIVQKLDNETVSLEESLELYQRGMKLSATCDATLKDAEKKVNQLIKDEAEDEENGKEVNE from the coding sequence ATGAGTAAAGATCAACAAAGTTTTGAAGAAATGATGCAAGAATTAGAAAATATCGTTCAAAAGTTAGATAATGAGACTGTATCATTAGAAGAATCATTAGAGTTATATCAACGTGGTATGAAACTTTCAGCAACATGTGATGCAACACTTAAAGATGCTGAAAAGAAAGTCAATCAACTTATTAAAGATGAAGCAGAGGATGAAGAAAATGGCAAAGAAGTCAATGAATGA
- a CDS encoding polyprenyl synthetase family protein, whose amino-acid sequence MAKKSMNELINQINSALDGVIETSPLNTNLEESMQYSLNAGGKRIRPLLVFLTLDVLNQDYKKGKKTALALEMIHTYSLIHDDLPAMDNDDYRRGKLTNHKVYGEWKAILAGDALLTKAFEIIADDELLESDVKVKILSRLAHNSGHLGMVGGQTLDMQSEDKPVDLDTLEQIHKAKTGALLQFAVLSAADIAKVDKSTSQALEDFSNHMGLMFQIKDDLLDVYGDESKLGKKVGSDIENHKSTYVSLLGKDGAEDKLNFHKDAAIKSIEQLSSHYDIKPLLDIVELFYTRDH is encoded by the coding sequence ATGGCAAAGAAGTCAATGAATGAATTAATTAATCAAATTAATAGCGCTCTTGACGGTGTAATCGAAACTTCACCACTAAATACGAATCTAGAAGAAAGTATGCAATATTCTCTCAATGCGGGTGGTAAAAGAATAAGACCACTTCTTGTATTTTTAACATTAGATGTATTAAATCAAGATTATAAAAAAGGTAAAAAAACTGCATTGGCATTGGAAATGATTCACACGTATTCTTTAATTCATGATGATCTTCCTGCGATGGATAATGATGATTACCGTCGTGGTAAACTTACCAATCACAAAGTCTATGGTGAATGGAAAGCTATTTTAGCAGGTGATGCACTACTAACTAAGGCATTTGAAATCATTGCTGATGATGAATTATTAGAATCTGACGTTAAAGTTAAAATACTTTCCAGATTAGCGCATAATAGTGGTCACTTAGGCATGGTCGGAGGACAAACATTAGACATGCAAAGTGAAGATAAACCTGTTGATTTGGATACGCTTGAACAGATACATAAAGCTAAAACAGGAGCATTACTTCAATTCGCAGTATTAAGTGCAGCTGATATTGCTAAAGTAGATAAGTCTACATCACAAGCTCTTGAAGATTTTAGTAATCATATGGGTTTGATGTTCCAAATTAAAGATGATTTGCTCGACGTATATGGTGATGAATCTAAATTAGGAAAAAAAGTTGGTAGTGACATCGAAAATCACAAAAGTACGTATGTTTCTTTATTAGGTAAAGATGGAGCTGAAGATAAATTAAATTTCCATAAAGATGCTGCCATAAAATCAATAGAACAACTTTCTTCACACTATGATATTAAACCTCTATTAGATATCGTTGAGCTTTTCTACACACGTGATCATTAA
- the ahrC gene encoding transcriptional regulator AhrC/ArgR, translating to MAKKSVRHIKIREIISSEQIETQDELVKRLNEYDLNVTQATVSRDIKELQLIKVPAPSGQYVYSLPNDRKYHPLEKLGRYLMDSFVNIEGTGNLLVLKTLPGNAQSIGAILDQIDWDEVLGTICGDDTCLLICKDEDASNTIKTRIFNLL from the coding sequence ATGGCAAAAAAATCTGTGAGACACATAAAGATTAGAGAAATTATCTCAAGCGAACAAATAGAAACTCAAGACGAACTAGTAAAACGTCTTAATGAATACGACCTTAATGTTACGCAAGCTACCGTATCACGTGATATTAAAGAATTACAATTAATCAAAGTTCCTGCACCATCAGGTCAGTATGTATATAGCTTGCCTAATGATCGAAAATACCATCCATTAGAAAAATTGGGTCGTTATCTCATGGACTCATTTGTAAATATAGAAGGTACAGGTAATCTACTTGTGTTAAAAACCTTACCTGGTAACGCTCAATCTATCGGCGCTATTTTAGACCAAATCGATTGGGATGAAGTTCTCGGTACTATATGTGGTGATGATACTTGCCTTTTAATTTGTAAAGATGAAGACGCAAGTAATACAATTAAAACAAGAATTTTCAATTTATTATAA
- the recN gene encoding DNA repair protein RecN: protein MLQTLSIKQFAIIDELEIHFSDGLTVLSGETGSGKSIIIDAIGQLIGMRASSDYVRHGEKKAIIEGIFDIDESKDVIHILHNLDIEIDEDFLLVKREIFSTGKSICRLNNQIVTLQDLRKVMQELLDIHGQHETQTLLKQKYHLKLLDDYAEDKYLSTKEKYKNVFNQYKSKTKELEELESADQALLQRLDLMKFQYEELEEASLKEGEIEQLEVDIRRIQNSEKLSMALNNAHVTLTDEHAITDRLYELSNHLQSIDDILPDKFSKLKEDIDQFYYTLEDAKHELYDEMSNTEFDEQMLNELESRMNLLNNLKRKYGKDINELITYKDKLQNEIDKIENYEESTSQLREEISQLYDEVMSKGKLLSKERRTVARTLRDRIVSEIQNLQMKDANLEISFQLLDKPTIDGIEFVEFLISPNKGEPLKSLNKIASGGELSRIMLALKSIFVQSRGQTAILFDEVDSGVSGQAAQKMAEKMRDIAEYIQVICISHLPQVASMSDHHLLISKASNDDRTTTQVKELENDDKIDEIARMISGASVTELTRENAKEMISQNQRKSSK, encoded by the coding sequence ATGTTACAAACCTTATCAATAAAACAATTTGCAATTATTGATGAATTAGAAATTCATTTTTCAGATGGATTAACAGTTCTAAGTGGTGAAACGGGTTCAGGTAAATCAATCATCATAGATGCGATTGGCCAGTTAATTGGAATGCGTGCATCATCAGATTATGTTCGACATGGTGAAAAGAAAGCGATTATTGAAGGCATATTTGATATAGATGAAAGTAAAGATGTTATTCATATACTTCATAACCTTGATATAGAGATCGACGAGGACTTCTTATTAGTAAAAAGAGAAATATTTAGCACTGGTAAAAGTATTTGTAGGTTGAATAATCAAATTGTTACGCTTCAAGATTTGCGAAAAGTTATGCAAGAACTATTAGATATTCATGGTCAACATGAAACACAGACACTTCTTAAACAAAAGTATCATTTAAAATTATTAGATGATTATGCAGAAGACAAGTATTTATCAACTAAAGAAAAATATAAAAATGTGTTTAATCAGTATAAAAGTAAAACAAAGGAATTAGAAGAATTAGAGTCTGCCGACCAAGCATTACTTCAACGTTTGGATTTAATGAAATTTCAATATGAAGAATTAGAAGAAGCTTCTTTAAAAGAGGGCGAAATTGAGCAATTAGAAGTCGATATACGTAGAATTCAAAATTCCGAAAAACTAAGCATGGCGCTTAATAATGCGCATGTCACTTTGACTGATGAGCATGCAATTACAGATAGACTATATGAATTAAGTAATCATTTACAATCCATAGATGATATTTTGCCTGATAAATTTAGTAAATTAAAAGAGGATATTGATCAATTTTATTACACGCTTGAAGATGCTAAGCACGAGTTATATGATGAAATGTCAAACACTGAATTTGATGAGCAAATGCTAAATGAGCTAGAATCTCGAATGAATTTATTAAACAATCTTAAAAGGAAATATGGCAAAGACATTAATGAATTAATTACTTACAAAGATAAGCTTCAAAATGAAATAGACAAAATCGAAAATTATGAAGAAAGTACATCACAATTACGTGAGGAAATTAGTCAATTATATGATGAAGTGATGTCAAAAGGCAAATTGTTATCTAAAGAGCGTCGCACAGTAGCTCGAACATTAAGAGACCGTATCGTTTCTGAAATACAAAATTTACAAATGAAAGATGCTAATTTAGAAATCTCATTCCAATTATTAGATAAACCAACAATTGATGGTATAGAATTTGTAGAGTTTTTAATCAGTCCGAATAAAGGTGAACCACTCAAAAGTTTAAATAAAATTGCATCTGGCGGTGAACTATCTCGTATTATGCTCGCTTTAAAAAGTATTTTTGTACAATCAAGGGGACAAACTGCAATTTTATTTGATGAGGTAGATTCAGGAGTGTCAGGACAAGCTGCTCAAAAAATGGCTGAAAAAATGAGAGATATAGCTGAATATATTCAAGTAATATGTATTTCGCACTTACCACAAGTTGCATCTATGAGTGATCATCATTTATTAATTAGTAAAGCATCCAATGATGATCGCACAACAACTCAAGTTAAAGAATTAGAAAATGATGATAAAATTGATGAAATCGCACGAATGATTTCTGGTGCTAGTGTTACTGAATTAACTAGAGAAAATGCAAAAGAAATGATTAGCCAAAATCAAAGAAAAAGTAGTAAGTAA
- the lpdA gene encoding dihydrolipoyl dehydrogenase, translating to MSENQYDLVILGGGTAGYVAAIRASQLGNKVAIVEKSLLGGTCLHKGCIPTKALLKSAEVLRTVKDSVHFGVNVGQYSFDLKSMMKRKDKIVNQMHQGIESLMQKNHIDIFNGTGRIMGTSIFSPQSGTISVEYDNVESELLPNQNVLIATGSLPTQLPFLPFNHNTVLSSNDILQLTDLPASIAIIGGGVIGLEFASLLIDLGVNVSVIEAGERILPNESAQIANFLKTSLIARGVTFYENCALNESAVKVNSNSVTIQVNKDKTIEVEKVLVSIGRKPNTDDIGLNNTKIKTDDNGNILVNDFLQTEDKHIYAAGDCIGKLQLAHVSSKEAILAVEHMFNGNGLPLNYDKMPKCIYTHPEVASIGYNKESAEAKNIKTKSFKVSFNAIGKAVIEETTNDRGFCEMIINDETNEIIGINMIGPQVTELINEASLLQFMNGSAIELGLTTHAHPSISEVLMELGLKVENRAIHV from the coding sequence ATGAGTGAAAATCAATATGACCTAGTCATCTTAGGTGGAGGAACCGCTGGTTATGTAGCGGCAATTCGAGCATCTCAATTAGGTAATAAAGTAGCTATAGTAGAGAAATCTTTGTTAGGTGGCACTTGTCTTCACAAAGGATGTATTCCTACAAAAGCTTTATTAAAATCTGCTGAAGTTTTAAGAACAGTTAAAGATTCAGTTCATTTCGGAGTGAATGTTGGTCAATATTCATTTGACTTAAAATCCATGATGAAACGTAAAGACAAAATTGTTAATCAAATGCATCAAGGTATTGAAAGTTTAATGCAGAAAAATCACATAGATATATTTAATGGCACAGGTAGAATTATGGGGACATCTATTTTCTCACCTCAAAGTGGTACCATTTCAGTTGAATATGATAATGTAGAATCTGAATTATTACCTAATCAGAATGTACTGATAGCTACAGGTTCACTACCAACTCAATTACCATTCTTGCCTTTCAATCACAATACAGTTCTATCTAGTAATGACATATTGCAACTCACTGATTTACCTGCAAGCATAGCAATCATTGGCGGTGGAGTGATAGGTCTTGAATTTGCTTCTTTATTAATTGACTTAGGTGTAAATGTTAGTGTGATAGAGGCTGGTGAACGAATCTTGCCTAATGAGAGTGCTCAAATTGCAAATTTTCTAAAAACATCACTTATAGCAAGAGGAGTAACGTTCTATGAAAATTGCGCATTAAATGAATCTGCAGTTAAAGTCAACTCTAATTCTGTAACTATTCAAGTAAATAAAGATAAAACTATAGAAGTTGAAAAAGTTTTAGTATCAATTGGTCGCAAGCCTAATACTGATGATATAGGATTAAATAATACTAAAATTAAAACTGATGATAATGGTAATATACTTGTTAATGACTTTTTACAAACCGAAGATAAGCATATTTATGCTGCAGGTGATTGCATAGGTAAGCTTCAATTAGCACATGTATCTTCTAAAGAGGCAATACTTGCTGTTGAACACATGTTTAATGGCAATGGACTACCTCTAAATTATGACAAGATGCCGAAATGCATATATACACACCCAGAAGTTGCTTCAATTGGTTATAATAAAGAATCAGCCGAAGCCAAAAACATTAAGACCAAATCATTTAAAGTAAGCTTTAATGCAATTGGTAAAGCAGTAATAGAGGAAACTACTAATGATAGAGGATTTTGTGAAATGATAATTAATGATGAAACTAATGAAATTATCGGTATTAATATGATAGGCCCTCAGGTTACTGAATTAATCAACGAAGCCTCATTATTGCAATTTATGAATGGTTCAGCAATTGAGTTAGGTCTGACAACACATGCACATCCTTCTATATCAGAAGTACTTATGGAATTGGGATTGAAAGTAGAAAATAGAGCAATACACGTTTAA
- a CDS encoding thiamine pyrophosphate-dependent dehydrogenase E1 component subunit alpha, which translates to MIDYKSVGLSEEDLKEIYKWMDLGRKVDERLWLLNRAGKIPFVVSGQGQEATQIGMAYAMKEGDISSPYYRDLAFVTFMGISPYDTMLASFGKKDDINSGGKQMPSHFSHREKGILSQSSPVATQIPHSVGAALALKMDKKPNIATATVGEGSSNQGDFHEGLNFAGVHKLPFVCVIINNKYAISVPNTLQYAAEKLSDRALGYGIYGETVDGDDPIAMYKAMKEARERALNGEGATLIEAITHRMTPHSSDDDDTYRTKEEREALKTYDCNLKFKDYLLEKEIINQEWLDNIEQEHKEIINKATKDAEKAPYPSVEETYQFVYDPEGGMGNE; encoded by the coding sequence ATGATTGATTATAAATCTGTCGGACTTTCAGAAGAAGACCTTAAAGAAATCTATAAATGGATGGATTTAGGTAGAAAAGTAGATGAACGATTATGGTTATTAAACCGCGCTGGTAAAATTCCATTTGTTGTTAGTGGACAAGGACAAGAGGCTACTCAAATAGGAATGGCTTACGCTATGAAAGAAGGAGATATTTCATCTCCATATTATAGAGATTTAGCATTTGTTACTTTTATGGGGATTTCCCCATATGATACAATGCTAGCTTCATTTGGAAAAAAAGATGATATTAATTCCGGAGGAAAACAAATGCCTTCCCACTTTAGTCATCGTGAAAAGGGCATATTATCACAAAGTTCTCCAGTTGCTACACAAATACCACACTCAGTTGGAGCTGCATTAGCTTTAAAAATGGATAAAAAACCAAATATTGCTACGGCAACTGTCGGAGAGGGAAGTTCAAATCAAGGAGATTTTCATGAGGGTTTAAACTTTGCAGGCGTTCATAAATTACCATTTGTTTGTGTCATCATCAATAATAAATATGCGATATCTGTGCCTAATACTTTACAATACGCTGCAGAAAAACTTTCTGATAGAGCCTTAGGATATGGCATATATGGTGAGACAGTAGATGGGGATGATCCGATAGCAATGTATAAAGCTATGAAAGAAGCTAGAGAACGTGCACTAAATGGTGAGGGTGCCACTCTAATTGAAGCTATCACACATCGTATGACGCCACATTCTTCAGATGATGATGATACATATCGTACGAAAGAAGAAAGAGAAGCATTAAAAACTTATGATTGTAATCTTAAGTTTAAAGATTATTTATTAGAAAAAGAGATTATTAATCAAGAATGGTTAGACAATATAGAGCAAGAGCATAAAGAAATTATTAATAAAGCCACTAAAGATGCAGAAAAAGCGCCATATCCATCTGTAGAAGAAACATATCAATTTGTTTATGATCCAGAAGGAGGTATGGGCAATGAGTAA
- a CDS encoding alpha-ketoacid dehydrogenase subunit beta — protein MSKMSYIEAIQQAQDLAMEHDNNVFILGEDVGRKGGVFGATRGLQDKYGVERVIDTPLAESNIVGTAIGAAMIGKRPIAEIQFADFILPAVNQIISEAAKMRYRSNNDWQCPITIRAPFGGGVHGGLYHSQSIESIFASTPGLTIVIPSSPYDAKGLLLSSIESNDPVLFFEHKKAYRFLKEEVPEDYYTVPLGKADVKREGKDITVFTYGLCVNYCMQAADILAADGISVEIVDLRTVYPLDKETIIERAKMNGKILLITEDNLEGSVMSEVSAIIAENCLFELDAPIMRLAGPDVPSMPFSPNLENEVMMNPDKILEKMRELAQF, from the coding sequence ATGAGTAAAATGAGTTATATTGAAGCAATACAACAAGCGCAAGACCTAGCCATGGAACATGATAATAACGTATTTATATTAGGTGAAGATGTAGGACGTAAAGGTGGCGTTTTTGGTGCAACTAGAGGTCTTCAAGACAAATATGGTGTTGAAAGAGTAATAGATACACCTTTGGCTGAATCTAATATTGTAGGAACTGCTATTGGAGCAGCAATGATTGGTAAACGACCAATTGCAGAAATTCAATTCGCAGATTTTATACTTCCTGCAGTTAATCAAATTATTAGTGAAGCAGCTAAAATGCGCTATCGTTCAAATAATGACTGGCAATGTCCTATCACAATCAGAGCACCCTTTGGTGGTGGGGTACATGGTGGTTTATATCATTCTCAAAGTATCGAGAGCATCTTTGCGTCTACACCGGGGTTAACTATTGTCATACCTTCATCCCCTTATGATGCTAAAGGATTATTATTATCCTCTATTGAGTCAAACGATCCAGTATTATTCTTTGAACATAAAAAAGCATATCGCTTCTTGAAAGAAGAAGTGCCAGAAGATTATTATACAGTTCCTCTCGGAAAAGCTGATGTAAAACGTGAAGGGAAGGACATAACTGTATTTACATATGGATTGTGTGTAAATTATTGTATGCAAGCTGCTGATATTTTAGCAGCAGATGGTATTAGTGTTGAAATAGTTGATTTGAGAACTGTTTATCCTCTAGATAAAGAAACAATTATTGAACGTGCTAAAATGAATGGCAAGATTTTATTAATAACTGAAGATAATCTTGAGGGCAGTGTCATGTCAGAAGTCTCTGCTATCATAGCTGAAAACTGTTTATTTGAACTTGATGCACCTATTATGAGATTAGCAGGACCAGATGTTCCTTCAATGCCATTTTCTCCTAATCTTGAAAATGAAGTTATGATGAATCCTGATAAAATCTTAGAAAAAATGCGAGAACTTGCACAATTTTAA
- a CDS encoding dihydrolipoamide acetyltransferase family protein yields MDIKMPKLGESVHEGTIEQWLISVGDYVDEYEPLCEVITDKVTAEVPSTVSGTITEILVSEGETVQIDHVICKIETSETDNSTNTKNTDIETVKDSTDLNINGNDTLTVETSASASKNTSDKEVSHSVKSNAHTQASLLNNGRYSPVVFKIASENDIDLSSVPGTGFEGRVTKKDIENYINSSHQKPKINNNSQSNFEHTKSNVYSTQSQIGQSIPVKGVRKAIAQNMVTSVTEIPHGWMMLEVDATNLVKTRNHHKNSFKENEGYNLTFFAFFVKAVAEALKSNPLLNSSWDGEEIILHKDINISIAVADEDKLYVPVIKHADEKSIKGIAREINELALKARNKQLSQEDMSGGTFTVNNTGTFGSVSSMGIINHPQAAILQVESIVKKPVVIDDMIAIRSMVNLCISIDHRILDGVQTGRFMSQVKERIEQFTIENTSIY; encoded by the coding sequence ATGGATATAAAAATGCCAAAACTAGGCGAAAGTGTTCATGAAGGTACTATTGAGCAATGGCTTATTTCAGTTGGTGACTATGTTGATGAATATGAACCCTTATGTGAGGTAATTACTGATAAAGTAACTGCTGAAGTACCTTCAACTGTATCTGGTACTATCACTGAAATTTTAGTTTCAGAAGGTGAAACAGTTCAAATAGATCATGTTATTTGTAAAATTGAAACTTCTGAAACAGATAATTCTACCAACACTAAAAATACCGATATTGAAACCGTTAAGGATTCAACAGATTTAAATATAAATGGTAATGATACTTTAACAGTCGAAACGTCAGCATCAGCTTCAAAAAATACTTCTGATAAAGAAGTAAGTCATTCTGTTAAATCAAATGCACATACACAAGCATCATTACTTAATAACGGTCGATATTCACCAGTAGTTTTTAAAATTGCATCTGAAAATGATATTGATTTATCATCAGTTCCTGGCACGGGTTTCGAAGGACGTGTGACTAAAAAAGATATTGAAAATTATATTAATTCAAGTCATCAGAAACCGAAAATAAATAACAATTCACAATCTAATTTTGAACATACGAAATCCAACGTGTATTCTACTCAGAGTCAGATTGGTCAATCTATACCAGTCAAAGGTGTTCGTAAAGCAATAGCTCAAAACATGGTGACAAGTGTAACTGAAATCCCTCATGGTTGGATGATGCTTGAAGTAGATGCAACTAACTTAGTAAAAACTAGAAATCATCATAAAAATTCGTTCAAAGAGAACGAAGGTTATAATTTAACTTTCTTTGCATTCTTTGTAAAAGCTGTTGCTGAAGCATTAAAATCAAACCCACTATTAAATAGTAGTTGGGATGGAGAAGAAATTATTCTTCATAAAGATATTAATATTTCAATTGCTGTAGCAGATGAAGATAAATTATATGTGCCTGTTATTAAACACGCTGATGAAAAATCAATCAAAGGGATTGCTCGAGAGATAAATGAACTAGCACTTAAAGCAAGAAATAAACAATTATCACAAGAAGATATGTCTGGTGGAACATTTACTGTTAATAATACCGGTACATTTGGGTCCGTTTCATCAATGGGAATTATAAATCATCCACAAGCAGCGATTTTACAAGTAGAATCTATTGTAAAAAAACCAGTCGTTATTGATGATATGATTGCAATTAGAAGCATGGTTAATTTGTGTATTTCGATTGATCATAGAATACTTGATGGTGTTCAAACAGGGCGCTTCATGTCTCAAGTTAAAGAACGTATTGAACAATTCACAATAGAAAATACAAGTATTTACTAG
- the brxB gene encoding bacilliredoxin BrxB, translating into MDLNFDLYMNGVVEQARNEIENAGYEQLTTADEVDKVLQQNGTSLVMVNSVCGCAGGIARPAASHALHYDKLPDRLVTVFAGQDKEATQQARDYFEGYAPSSPSFALIKDGKITEMIERHQIEGHDVMDVINQLQGLFDKYCDER; encoded by the coding sequence ATGGATTTAAATTTTGATTTATATATGAATGGCGTGGTTGAACAAGCTCGTAATGAAATTGAAAATGCGGGATATGAACAGTTAACAACTGCAGATGAAGTTGACAAAGTATTACAACAAAATGGAACTTCATTAGTAATGGTTAATTCAGTTTGTGGATGTGCGGGAGGAATTGCACGTCCAGCAGCATCACATGCGTTACACTATGATAAACTACCTGATAGACTTGTTACAGTATTTGCTGGACAAGATAAAGAGGCTACGCAACAGGCTAGAGACTATTTTGAGGGTTATGCACCTTCAAGTCCATCATTTGCATTAATTAAAGATGGTAAAATCACTGAAATGATTGAACGTCATCAAATTGAAGGCCATGATGTAATGGATGTTATTAATCAGTTACAAGGCCTATTTGATAAATATTGCGACGAAAGATAA
- a CDS encoding aromatic acid exporter family protein, producing MLKLNPYKIGFRTLKTAVGITLGVILAKWIGLDNYASSAILIVLCIKHTKVHSVQAIVSRFVSCILILLFGSLVFSLLGQNALVLGLIVLLFIPITVMLKVQEGVVTSCVILLHVFNATTINLHLIINELLLLTIGLGIAFIMNLIMPSLDKTLVSFKKDIEKGFKEIFMTYSEACSNYNNDFTLSFEKLQLDIRKAKSIAFRDVKNHFIRNENSYYHYFDMRQEQLELLRRIKPLLNQVTVDDPLLTDVSHLMSEIGNNVNSNDYTALRLHSLYEIRLSLDELPLPKSHQSLKSRSSMMQILNELEEYLNIKSQFGSLRLHNEI from the coding sequence ATGTTAAAGTTAAATCCTTATAAGATTGGATTTAGAACGCTTAAAACAGCAGTAGGTATCACATTAGGTGTTATTTTAGCTAAATGGATAGGGCTTGATAATTATGCATCAAGTGCTATCCTCATTGTATTATGTATTAAACATACTAAAGTTCACTCAGTACAAGCTATCGTATCAAGATTTGTATCTTGTATACTAATTCTACTGTTTGGTTCATTGGTTTTTAGCTTATTAGGTCAGAATGCGCTTGTTTTGGGATTGATTGTATTATTATTTATTCCGATAACTGTTATGTTGAAAGTTCAAGAGGGTGTTGTAACTAGTTGTGTTATATTATTACATGTTTTCAATGCAACAACGATTAATTTACATTTAATCATTAATGAATTACTCTTATTAACTATTGGATTAGGAATCGCATTCATTATGAATTTAATTATGCCAAGTTTAGACAAAACATTAGTTTCTTTTAAGAAAGATATAGAAAAAGGCTTTAAAGAAATCTTTATGACATATAGCGAAGCTTGCTCAAATTATAATAATGATTTTACTTTATCTTTCGAAAAACTTCAATTAGACATTCGAAAGGCCAAATCTATCGCATTTAGAGATGTTAAAAATCATTTTATTAGAAATGAAAATTCATATTATCACTATTTTGATATGAGACAAGAACAACTTGAATTATTGCGTAGAATTAAACCGTTATTAAATCAAGTCACTGTCGATGACCCATTATTGACTGATGTATCTCATTTAATGTCAGAAATTGGTAATAACGTAAATAGTAATGATTATACTGCTTTACGATTACATTCACTGTATGAAATCCGTTTATCACTAGACGAATTACCACTTCCTAAATCTCATCAATCTTTAAAATCACGTTCAAGTATGATGCAAATATTAAATGAACTAGAAGAGTATTTAAACATTAAATCTCAATTTGGATCACTACGATTACACAATGAAATATAA
- the prli42 gene encoding stressosome-associated protein Prli42, with amino-acid sequence MNNKVLRIIIIVMLIAIVAALLLTSLVPLMH; translated from the coding sequence GTGAATAATAAAGTATTAAGAATTATAATAATTGTAATGTTGATTGCAATTGTTGCAGCATTACTACTCACAAGTTTAGTGCCACTAATGCATTAA